Proteins encoded within one genomic window of Eublepharis macularius isolate TG4126 chromosome 10, MPM_Emac_v1.0, whole genome shotgun sequence:
- the UTP3 gene encoding something about silencing protein 10 — protein MGKSRRRSAAPPRTRAPREEKLEEPEPGAVKVTEEADDFHERRVEEALAALGSEEEESEEEVEEVLGLELGSESEEEEEDEDEEGTDDPLDMDSDLEEQSDSGLPLESAWGQRKNLYYGTDYGKAAPGSKAAKQSKEEVEAEEQEEEEAAQAIQKRLAHHLGEEDYGLDLLQAYASEAEQPAEKESGRKIAKDLHSLSKKEQLKLLKKESPELLELIQDFEAKLRELRDELEPLMQMVKDGIIPQGKGSQYLQTKYHLYLNYCCNISFYLVLKAKRIPVHGHPVIERLVTYRNFINDLGVVDQKLAAEVRLLLKQFHSSDGVEAMKKSLVFVRKSVNKTKPRTVCKVSNDKVAEEITDNSDLDEEAALNYYKEMEEKIKLKKKRRLVETEEEELLVEEEVSDQKRGATYQIVKNKGLTPKRKKIDSNPRVKHREKFRRAKIRRKGQVREVRREQQRYGGELSGIRAGVKKSIKLK, from the coding sequence ATGGGGAAATCCCGGCGGCGATCCGCCGCTCCTCCCAGGACCCGGGCCCCGCGGGAGGAGAAGCTGGAAGAGCCGGAGCCGGGAGCGGTGAAGGTCACGGAGGAAGCGGACGATTTCCACGAGCGGCGGGTGGAGGAGGCCTTGGCGGCTCTGGGCAGCGAGGAGGAGGAGAgcgaggaggaggtggaggaggtgcTGGGCCTGGAGCTGGGCAGCGagagcgaggaggaggaggaggatgaagatgAAGAAGGCACGGACGACCCTCTGGATATGGACAGTGACCTGGAGGAGCAGAGCGACTCCGGCCTCCCCCTTGAGTCCGCCTGGGGCCAACGCAAGAACCTCTATTACGGCACGGATTATGGCAAGGCTGCCCCTGGCTCTAAAGCAGCCAAGCAGAGCAAGGAAGAAGTCGAAGCTGaggagcaggaggaagaggaggcggcTCAGGCCATCCAGAAGAGGTTGGCGCACCACCTGGGTGAGGAAGACTACGGCCTGGATCTTCTGCAGGCCTATGCTTCAGAGGCTGAGCAGCCAGCTGAAAAAGAGTCCGGGCGCAAAATCGCCAAGGACTTGCATTCTCTGTCCAAGAAGGAGCAGCTGAAGTTGTTGAAAAAGGAATCCCCCGAGCTGCTGGAGCTGATTCAGGACTTTGAAGcgaagctgagagagctcagagacgAGCTGGAGCCGCTCATGCAAATGGTAAAAGACGGGATCATCCCACAGGGGAAAGGGAGCCAGTACTTGCAGACCAAATACCATCTCTATTTAAACTATTGCTGCAACATCAGCTTTTACTTGGTGCTGAAAGCAAAAAGGATTCCGGTCCATGGCCACCCAGTCATTGAAAGACTTGTAACTTATAGAAATTTTATCAATGATTTAGGAGTTGTGGACCAGAAGCTGGCAGCGGAGGTTCGACTACTCCTTAAACAATTCCATAGTAGTGATGGAGTGGAAGCAATGAAGAAATCCTTGGTGTTTGTTAGAAAgtctgtaaataaaacaaaaccgaGAACTGTTTGTAAGGTTTCTAATGATAAGGTGGCTGAAGAAATTACAGACAATTCAGATTTAGATGAAGAGGCTGCCCTGAATTATTATAAAGAGATGGAAGAAAAGataaaattgaagaaaaagagaagactagtagaaactgaagaggaagagTTGCTTGTGGAGGAAGAAGTATCAGATCAAAAGAGAGGAGCAACATATCAAATTGTCAAGAATAAAGGCCTCACTCCCAAAAGGAAGAAGATTGACAGTAATCCAAGGGTCAAGCATCGAGAGAAATTTAGGCGAGCCAAGATTCGCAGgaaggggcaggttcgtgaagtCCGAAGAGAACAACAAAGATATGGAGGCGAACTGTCTGGCATTCGTGCCGGTGTTAAGAAAAGCATTAAGCTTAAGTGA